One window of Mucilaginibacter inviolabilis genomic DNA carries:
- a CDS encoding SusC/RagA family TonB-linked outer membrane protein, whose product MRYLWLCLVVFAAITTCALTGLAKGNEGKKSKIKHALFNDNAHVRRDTVVKDSLLKDSINIIKRHTIYNKLADSVSKKPYDLSKFPGVSLQQLLKGQFSGLYIQEPSGEPGSVQNMFIRGVPMPLLSPRDVYQSQPLVVLDGIPLVTEHPFAYDIQLYNYNRMGTATNPFADIDMNNIASVEVLKDLAATAIYGPRAVNGVIVLTSKTPVAAKSITFDSYIGLAQRPHVTTINGKYENAFRQRFYDLYTTNGRYSDDENYPIYLSDSLNNVYSGKSDWSDLYYRNAVVYGINFGISGGTDRANFRFSLGDLKNEGVADGTGLNRYSAMFNINMKPIKWLLFSAMVNANRVERQRNKYLRDRFAQINYFPDLSAPLPPNKDFYADYLEQYKKGFDNNKNNIIDGYAKIGIDLGKFKFVTTFNVDYNEGYRDVFYARTLLQGNSYASNYFGFSQRIMADNRATYDLTINKVHDFHFELGQSTQWDIYKYSNAYAYKGVNDYIKINLLVSNPKNPDGSDNPDYLNTTAFPRELTYRFLDKIKDNLVSFYAKTDYSFKGKYFLSATVRADGSSNAQPTSRWFYSPVVSAAWSIKKELLNHSTTVSDLVLRASAGRLGRLNAFDNYAQGPQYTASVGYTGNLTVPGYNGFGVLTRPYSTGWVGYGIPWSYSNQLNLGTDASLLNNRLHLSVDWYLKQEKNLLIGIPAFAEYGYKQSIESGMAVNNTGIDVSISANIIRSTKFGWTSSLNLNHNANKLKALPRGLNQIIIDNKLLKVGSPVDQYWLLTNDGIYKSESEIPIVNGQSLKYNGIALHAGDPKWQDINGDNVIDNKDKTLKGHSLPRISGGYDNTFRYGNWNLNVNLYFNLGRDLIHQEMANRFDFINREGNSDVNSVKEITFWEKRGDYSKYPLYNPWSTVIPYRVDQDLFLENASFLKLRTVSIGYDLTKVMRSKKIKLTRFYVYATANNVFTITPYTGQDPELVNYDGYDTGYGLPIPRTYTLGVKMEL is encoded by the coding sequence ATGCGATACTTATGGCTGTGCCTTGTGGTTTTTGCTGCAATTACCACGTGTGCACTTACTGGCTTAGCTAAGGGGAATGAGGGTAAAAAAAGCAAAATAAAGCATGCTCTTTTTAATGATAATGCTCATGTCCGCCGCGATACGGTGGTTAAAGATTCATTATTAAAAGATAGTATAAATATTATTAAAAGACACACCATTTATAATAAACTGGCAGACAGCGTTAGCAAGAAGCCTTATGATTTGTCAAAGTTTCCTGGTGTTTCCCTGCAGCAGCTTTTAAAAGGACAATTTTCCGGTTTATATATACAAGAGCCTTCCGGTGAGCCAGGCAGTGTGCAAAATATGTTTATAAGAGGTGTTCCTATGCCGCTGCTTTCTCCCAGAGATGTTTACCAATCGCAACCATTGGTTGTACTTGATGGTATCCCGCTTGTAACCGAACACCCGTTTGCATACGATATACAGTTATATAACTATAACAGAATGGGGACTGCTACCAATCCTTTTGCAGATATCGATATGAATAATATCGCTTCTGTAGAAGTATTAAAGGATTTAGCTGCCACAGCAATTTATGGCCCACGGGCAGTAAATGGGGTTATTGTTTTAACATCTAAAACTCCCGTGGCTGCCAAAAGCATCACCTTTGATTCTTATATAGGTTTGGCGCAACGGCCCCATGTAACTACTATAAATGGTAAATATGAAAACGCTTTCAGGCAACGTTTTTATGACCTCTATACAACTAATGGAAGATATTCAGATGATGAAAATTATCCTATTTATCTGAGCGATTCATTAAATAATGTTTATAGCGGGAAATCCGATTGGAGTGATCTTTATTATCGTAACGCGGTAGTTTATGGTATCAATTTTGGCATCTCCGGAGGAACCGACCGGGCTAATTTCCGCTTCTCATTAGGTGATCTGAAAAATGAAGGTGTTGCTGATGGTACAGGGCTAAACCGATATAGCGCCATGTTCAATATCAACATGAAGCCTATAAAATGGCTCCTTTTTTCGGCTATGGTAAATGCTAACCGGGTTGAACGGCAACGAAATAAATACCTGCGTGACCGATTTGCCCAGATCAATTACTTCCCAGACCTGAGCGCGCCGCTGCCACCCAACAAAGACTTTTATGCCGATTACCTTGAACAGTACAAAAAAGGTTTTGATAATAATAAGAACAATATTATTGATGGTTATGCCAAAATAGGGATCGACCTTGGGAAATTTAAGTTTGTGACCACCTTTAATGTGGATTACAATGAAGGTTATCGCGATGTATTTTATGCGCGTACTCTTTTACAAGGCAATAGCTATGCTTCCAATTATTTTGGTTTTAGTCAACGCATCATGGCAGATAATAGGGCAACCTACGATTTGACCATAAATAAAGTACATGATTTTCATTTTGAACTTGGACAATCAACTCAATGGGATATTTATAAGTATAGCAACGCTTACGCTTACAAAGGGGTAAATGATTATATTAAAATAAATCTGTTAGTTTCAAATCCTAAAAACCCAGATGGATCTGATAACCCTGATTATCTGAATACCACAGCTTTTCCACGAGAATTAACCTATCGTTTTCTGGATAAGATCAAGGACAACCTGGTTTCTTTTTACGCTAAAACAGATTATTCATTTAAAGGAAAATATTTTTTATCGGCAACAGTACGTGCCGATGGCTCATCAAATGCCCAACCTACCAGCAGATGGTTTTATTCACCAGTAGTATCTGCCGCCTGGAGTATTAAAAAAGAATTACTTAACCACAGTACTACTGTAAGCGATCTTGTTTTACGTGCAAGCGCGGGTAGGTTAGGTAGGCTTAACGCATTTGACAATTATGCGCAGGGCCCTCAGTATACCGCATCGGTAGGATATACAGGTAATTTAACCGTACCCGGATATAATGGGTTTGGTGTATTAACCAGGCCTTATTCTACCGGATGGGTAGGCTATGGAATTCCGTGGTCATATTCAAATCAGCTAAACCTGGGTACAGATGCAAGTTTACTGAACAACCGTTTACATCTTTCGGTTGATTGGTACTTGAAACAGGAAAAGAACCTGCTGATTGGTATCCCTGCTTTTGCTGAGTATGGTTATAAGCAGTCGATCGAAAGCGGCATGGCTGTAAATAATACGGGTATCGATGTGTCTATATCAGCCAATATCATCCGCAGTACAAAATTTGGGTGGACATCATCCTTGAACCTTAATCATAACGCTAATAAATTAAAAGCTCTGCCAAGAGGTTTAAACCAAATTATAATAGATAATAAGCTTTTAAAGGTAGGTAGTCCGGTAGATCAGTACTGGCTGCTAACTAACGATGGCATTTATAAATCTGAAAGTGAAATACCAATTGTAAACGGTCAATCACTTAAATATAATGGTATTGCATTACACGCTGGTGATCCCAAATGGCAGGATATAAACGGCGACAATGTAATTGATAACAAAGATAAGACATTGAAAGGGCACTCATTGCCCCGCATATCAGGTGGCTATGATAACACTTTTAGATATGGCAATTGGAACTTAAATGTAAACCTCTATTTCAATCTGGGCCGCGACCTTATCCACCAGGAAATGGCCAATCGCTTTGACTTTATTAACCGCGAAGGTAATAGCGATGTCAATTCTGTTAAGGAGATCACATTTTGGGAGAAGCGCGGCGATTACAGTAAGTATCCCTTGTATAACCCCTGGAGCACAGTTATCCCGTATCGGGTAGATCAGGATCTTTTTCTTGAAAATGCTTCATTCCTGAAATTAAGAACAGTTTCCATAGGATATGATCTTACCAAAGTTATGCGCTCAAAGAAAATTAAACTCACCAGGTTTTATGTGTACGCAACTGCGAATAATGTGTTTACCATAACACCCTATACGGGTCAGGATCCTGAACTGGTAAATTATGATGGTTATGATACTGGCTACGGTTTGCCGATACCAAGAACATACACCCTTGGTGTAAAAATGGAATTATGA
- a CDS encoding RagB/SusD family nutrient uptake outer membrane protein: protein MKKISCIALLLVTALMSCNKTLDIDSSRVVGEKNMWNKLEDARAGILGVYALTRAALSDNDGHWLYGDVRTGEFISPNRQDLKALANNQLNASYPTIDALSDWTRFYAIINAANIFLERIGDVKAADKRYTDNYLKVDVAQVRFLRAFTYFYMVRIWGDVPFITASHDGKFENQPRENSNKILVWAQQEILKSATDLPFIYSGNDVQQPGNYYNEDATRWGGALATKNTAYAVLAHLAAWQGNYTDVATYTKFVEDNYGKSGINYQSTEDLTKSNGFFYNKNTSQMFGFDSDWGHIDGSVTGHLEELTLAEPVVNKKVPDIYIPKDTILKIFDQPKDERFSIDTLGQPRSERYFTNINGKYPIFSKIKVIQGGVSDPTFRYFTSALIFTRLEDIVLLRAEALAVLGDLNGAMNEVTTVMTRRGITEFDFNQDIIDMIFKERHRELLGEGHRWYDLIRYNKIKQNNPAFLKLINSQGIYWPVSRKLISQNNLLTQNPFWK from the coding sequence ATGAAAAAGATATCATGTATCGCGCTGCTATTGGTAACGGCACTGATGAGCTGTAATAAAACACTGGATATTGATTCCTCAAGAGTTGTGGGTGAAAAAAATATGTGGAACAAGCTTGAAGATGCACGTGCGGGCATATTAGGGGTTTACGCTCTTACTAGGGCTGCCTTGTCTGACAATGATGGGCACTGGCTTTACGGCGATGTAAGGACGGGTGAGTTTATCAGTCCTAACCGGCAGGATCTGAAGGCATTGGCCAATAACCAGCTCAATGCATCCTATCCAACCATCGATGCCCTGTCTGACTGGACACGATTTTACGCTATAATTAATGCGGCAAATATTTTCCTTGAACGTATTGGCGACGTGAAAGCCGCTGATAAGCGATATACAGACAATTACCTGAAGGTTGATGTTGCACAAGTTCGCTTTTTACGAGCTTTTACTTACTTCTATATGGTGAGAATATGGGGAGATGTGCCATTTATCACCGCTTCGCACGATGGTAAGTTTGAAAATCAACCACGCGAGAACAGCAACAAAATATTAGTATGGGCGCAACAAGAAATACTTAAATCGGCAACGGATCTACCCTTTATTTATAGTGGCAACGATGTTCAGCAACCTGGCAATTATTATAATGAAGATGCCACCCGGTGGGGCGGAGCATTAGCTACAAAAAATACAGCTTACGCGGTTTTGGCTCATTTAGCGGCATGGCAGGGTAACTATACCGATGTGGCTACCTACACCAAATTTGTTGAAGACAATTATGGTAAAAGTGGTATCAATTATCAGAGTACAGAAGACCTTACCAAATCAAACGGGTTCTTTTATAATAAAAACACCAGTCAGATGTTTGGCTTTGATTCTGATTGGGGACACATCGACGGATCTGTAACGGGTCACCTGGAAGAACTTACCTTGGCCGAGCCTGTAGTAAATAAAAAGGTGCCTGATATTTATATCCCGAAAGATACTATCCTGAAAATATTTGATCAGCCTAAAGATGAGCGCTTTAGCATAGACACCCTGGGCCAGCCGCGATCGGAAAGATACTTTACCAACATTAATGGTAAGTATCCCATTTTTAGTAAAATAAAGGTTATCCAGGGAGGCGTTTCTGATCCAACTTTCAGATACTTTACCAGTGCACTGATTTTTACCAGATTGGAAGATATCGTGCTGCTTCGGGCCGAGGCGTTGGCTGTTTTGGGTGATCTGAATGGTGCCATGAACGAAGTAACGACGGTAATGACCAGAAGGGGAATAACCGAATTTGATTTCAATCAGGATATCATTGACATGATATTTAAAGAACGACACCGCGAGCTCCTGGGCGAAGGCCATCGATGGTATGATCTGATACGCTATAATAAAATCAAGCAAAATAACCCTGCATTTCTGAAACTCATCAATTCGCAGGGTATATACTGGCCTGTATCGCGTAAGCTTATTTCACAAAATAATCTGTTAACTCAAAACCCATTTTGGAAATAA
- a CDS encoding DUF2846 domain-containing protein codes for MKMIKSFAFLTFMLAISFNAFSQTKTGQVYLIRSTGYTGSAVNYRLYIDDQLVCKLKNKSYSVHDIGVGQHTVSVVSGGISNGKKSAPLTITVIEGKVNYVSVVSTQSGYVNKLTCQEITQNSAEPLLAKATQNQNCLPAK; via the coding sequence ATGAAAATGATTAAATCCTTTGCTTTTTTGACCTTTATGCTGGCAATTTCCTTTAATGCTTTTTCACAAACCAAAACAGGGCAGGTTTATCTGATACGTTCTACAGGTTATACGGGTTCTGCAGTGAATTATAGATTATATATTGATGATCAGTTAGTTTGTAAGTTGAAAAACAAATCTTACTCCGTGCATGATATAGGCGTGGGTCAACATACTGTTAGTGTGGTTAGCGGGGGAATATCAAACGGGAAAAAATCAGCGCCATTAACTATAACGGTGATTGAGGGTAAAGTGAACTATGTGAGTGTTGTTAGTACGCAAAGCGGTTATGTAAACAAACTTACCTGCCAGGAAATTACCCAGAATTCGGCTGAGCCTCTACTGGCGAAAGCCACTCAAAATCAGAATTGTTTACCTGCTAAATAA